From Micromonospora echinaurantiaca:
CGAGCTCGCCGCCAGGGCCGGCGTCAGCACCCGGGCCCTGCGCTACTACGAGGAGCAGAAGCTGCTGACCGCCGAGCGCAGCGCGAGCGGCCAGCGGCACTACCCGGAGAGCGCTGTCGCCCGGGTCCAGTGGATCCAGCGGCTCTATGCGGCCGGCCTGCCCAGCCGCACGGTCGCCGGCCTGCTTCCCTGCGTGTTCTCGCCCGATTCGGTCAGCGCGCCGGAGATGCTCGGGAAGATGTCGGCCGAGCGCGACCGCATCGACGCGAAGGTCGCCGACCTGGT
This genomic window contains:
- a CDS encoding MerR family transcriptional regulator, whose amino-acid sequence is MRIGELAARAGVSTRALRYYEEQKLLTAERSASGQRHYPESAVARVQWIQRLYAAGLPSRTVAGLLPCVFSPDSVSAPEMLGKMSAERDRIDAKVADLVATRDKLDTLIEAAREFFTDRSTPAGAGEAVGP